Proteins encoded together in one Gemmatimonadota bacterium DH-78 window:
- a CDS encoding aminotransferase class I/II-fold pyridoxal phosphate-dependent enzyme, with product MNTDDSTTGHGFSTLGIHGGAVRGAPGDSVVPPLVQSATFLGGGPDDRLMYSRYGNNPLQELVGRKIAALEGCEAGLVLGSGMGAISSVLLAFVEQGDHIVASRHLYGATLELLEVELPRRGVTTTFVEPTDVASWREAITDRTRILYLEAPTNPTLRIVDPRPAAEAASSAGEARDIRVVMDATFATPVNLRPASLGVDLVVHSATKYLGGHSDIIAGAVAGSEADIAAVTTMMKRYGAAADPHMVWLLDRGLRTLEVRMRRHNENALALARFLESHPAVEQVLHPGLESHPDHALAQELFPHGTGGMVSFVVRGGGEAADRVMSRLKLVQAAPSLGGVESLISQPRYTSHRAMTAEGRAALGIPDGFLRVSVGIEDVGDLVSDLEGALG from the coding sequence ATGAACACCGACGATTCGACCACGGGCCACGGCTTCTCCACCCTCGGCATCCACGGCGGTGCCGTGCGCGGGGCTCCCGGGGACTCCGTGGTGCCGCCCCTCGTCCAGAGCGCGACGTTTCTGGGGGGCGGGCCCGACGACCGACTGATGTACAGCCGCTACGGCAACAACCCGCTCCAGGAGCTGGTGGGTCGCAAGATCGCCGCGCTGGAGGGGTGCGAGGCCGGCCTGGTGCTCGGCAGCGGCATGGGGGCGATCTCGTCGGTGCTGCTGGCCTTCGTCGAGCAGGGCGACCACATCGTGGCCTCCCGCCACCTGTACGGCGCCACGCTGGAGCTGCTCGAGGTGGAGCTGCCGCGGCGCGGGGTGACCACCACCTTCGTCGAGCCGACCGATGTGGCGTCGTGGCGCGAGGCGATCACCGATCGCACCCGGATCCTCTATCTCGAGGCGCCCACCAACCCCACGCTGCGGATCGTGGACCCGAGGCCGGCGGCGGAGGCCGCCTCATCTGCCGGCGAGGCCCGCGACATCCGGGTGGTGATGGACGCCACCTTCGCGACGCCGGTCAACCTGCGCCCCGCATCGCTGGGCGTGGACTTGGTGGTGCACTCGGCCACCAAGTACCTGGGTGGCCACTCCGACATCATCGCGGGCGCGGTGGCCGGCTCGGAGGCGGACATCGCCGCCGTCACGACGATGATGAAGCGCTACGGGGCCGCCGCCGATCCGCACATGGTGTGGCTGCTCGACCGGGGGCTGCGGACGCTGGAGGTGCGGATGCGGCGGCACAACGAGAATGCACTGGCACTGGCGCGGTTCCTCGAGAGCCACCCGGCGGTGGAGCAGGTGCTGCACCCGGGTCTCGAGTCGCACCCCGACCACGCGCTCGCCCAGGAGCTCTTCCCCCACGGCACCGGCGGCATGGTGTCGTTCGTGGTCCGCGGGGGAGGGGAGGCGGCGGATCGCGTGATGTCGCGGCTGAAGCTGGTGCAGGCGGCGCCCTCGCTGGGCGGGGTGGAGAGCCTGATCAGTCAGCCGCGGTACACCTCGCACCGGGCGATGACAGCGGAGGGGCGGGCTGCGCTGGGGATCCCGGACGGGTTTCTTCGGGTGTCGGTAGGGATCGAGGATGTGGGGGATCTGGTTAGTGATCTTGAAGGAGCGTTGGGGTAG
- a CDS encoding TIR domain-containing protein: MASEKKRRHVFISHHHADDEHVSRLAKLLRGAGYDIRNSSIRAKPANQRRLDRGEVSDETIRRLLRMKISWAGRIVVLVGKDTHKRPWVNWEIEQAHKQGKRIVGVYIRGGTHADVPEAFEKYGSALVGWTSASVMKAIDGETNTFERPDGTSRDPVHEGASLKC; the protein is encoded by the coding sequence ATGGCCAGTGAGAAGAAGCGCCGACACGTTTTCATCAGCCACCACCATGCCGACGATGAGCACGTTAGTAGGCTCGCCAAGCTCTTGCGTGGCGCCGGGTATGACATCCGAAACAGCTCGATTCGAGCGAAACCAGCAAACCAGAGGCGCCTTGATCGCGGCGAAGTCAGCGACGAGACGATCCGTCGCCTCTTGCGGATGAAAATCTCTTGGGCTGGAAGGATCGTGGTATTGGTCGGAAAGGACACCCATAAGCGTCCGTGGGTCAACTGGGAGATCGAACAGGCCCACAAGCAGGGGAAGCGCATCGTGGGTGTCTACATACGCGGCGGTACGCACGCCGATGTTCCTGAGGCCTTCGAGAAATACGGATCTGCCCTTGTCGGTTGGACCTCCGCGAGCGTCATGAAGGCCATCGACGGTGAGACGAACACCTTCGAGAGGCCGGACGGGACGTCTCGAGATCCTGTCCACGAAGGTGCCTCGCTCAAGTGCTAA
- a CDS encoding nucleotide kinase domain-containing protein, with the protein MFDSYWRFAARRQEVYLARLRGTAAPWTPDPILGAYRFTNAYRAADRVSQYLIRNVIYQTAVPLSDEDLVFRILLFKIFNRIETWELLRSALGPLTWRSFSYERYDTALTEAMASGRSIYSGAYIMPSVRAFGHPRKHRNHLLLIERMMRDGLANTVASAQGMRDVYASLLAYPSIGPFLAYQFAVDINYSELTDFSENDFVVAGPGAKDGIRKAFRDADRYDDADTIRFTTDLQGEEFARRGIEFPNLFGRPLQLIDCQNLFCEVSKYARVRHPNVTGVSGRTRIKQRFTAKGRLPLPWFPPKWGINDKASTFLKHESGGWN; encoded by the coding sequence GTGTTCGACAGCTATTGGCGGTTCGCCGCACGACGCCAGGAGGTCTACCTCGCCCGACTTCGCGGCACTGCGGCGCCCTGGACCCCAGATCCGATCCTCGGCGCGTATCGGTTTACAAATGCCTATAGGGCGGCCGATCGAGTGAGTCAATATCTGATCAGAAACGTGATTTATCAGACGGCCGTGCCTCTGTCGGATGAGGACCTCGTCTTTCGGATTCTTCTCTTCAAGATATTTAACCGTATCGAGACCTGGGAGCTCCTTCGGTCGGCCCTTGGCCCGCTAACGTGGCGGAGCTTTAGCTACGAGCGATACGATACGGCGCTGACAGAAGCGATGGCCTCGGGCAGGTCAATCTATTCCGGCGCCTACATCATGCCATCCGTTCGAGCGTTTGGTCACCCACGGAAGCACCGGAATCACCTACTGCTCATCGAGCGCATGATGCGCGACGGATTGGCGAATACCGTGGCCTCGGCACAGGGGATGCGGGACGTGTATGCTAGCCTCCTTGCCTACCCATCGATCGGGCCATTTCTCGCCTATCAGTTCGCCGTCGATATCAACTACAGCGAGTTGACTGATTTCTCCGAGAACGACTTCGTAGTGGCAGGTCCCGGTGCAAAAGATGGGATCCGAAAGGCCTTCCGAGACGCGGACCGGTATGACGATGCCGACACTATACGCTTCACCACTGACCTCCAGGGCGAAGAGTTCGCTCGACGTGGAATCGAATTTCCCAATCTCTTCGGCCGCCCCCTTCAACTCATCGACTGCCAGAATCTCTTCTGCGAGGTCTCAAAGTACGCCAGGGTGAGACACCCGAATGTGACGGGCGTGTCTGGGCGGACGAGAATCAAACAACGTTTCACCGCCAAAGGGCGCCTTCCATTGCCGTGGTTCCCTCCCAAGTGGGGGATCAACGACAAGGCCTCAACCTTCCTCAAGCATGAGAGTGGCGGATGGAACTAG
- a CDS encoding nucleoside triphosphate pyrophosphohydrolase family protein codes for MELDEYQVHALRTDQTAANATAKTIVPLLGLAGEVGELLSEYKKHLRDGAAHRLFTAKVREELGDILWYVATVSSRFGLSLEDVAAGNLSKCADTWATGDIQESVVGRFDETFPPEERFPRKFVINFEEGLEGDIVRVRASCDGRQMGQTLTDNSHEDDGYRFHDVFHLALVAGLGWSPVTRRNLELKRRSDPETDEVEDGGRAIVIEEGISALIFSYALEHDWLRGVARVDHDLLKVVRKMTGHLEVAECSLAEWEATILMAYPVWWELYQSRSGSVEVNLEQRSLRFLET; via the coding sequence ATGGAACTAGATGAGTACCAAGTACACGCGTTGCGGACAGATCAGACTGCCGCGAACGCCACAGCCAAGACCATCGTGCCACTTCTCGGATTGGCCGGCGAGGTAGGGGAGCTCCTCAGCGAGTACAAGAAGCACCTTCGCGACGGCGCAGCTCACCGATTGTTCACGGCTAAAGTGCGAGAGGAGTTGGGCGACATACTATGGTACGTGGCGACGGTCAGTAGCCGTTTCGGTCTCTCGCTTGAGGACGTCGCCGCGGGCAATCTCAGCAAGTGTGCGGATACATGGGCCACGGGTGATATACAAGAGTCCGTGGTGGGGCGCTTCGACGAGACCTTCCCTCCGGAGGAGAGGTTTCCAAGGAAGTTCGTCATCAACTTCGAGGAGGGCCTTGAAGGAGACATCGTGCGGGTACGAGCTTCCTGTGATGGGCGACAGATGGGCCAGACGCTCACGGATAACTCGCATGAGGACGATGGCTACCGCTTTCACGATGTCTTCCATCTCGCGTTGGTCGCGGGCCTTGGATGGAGTCCCGTTACCCGTCGCAATCTCGAGCTCAAGCGCCGAAGTGATCCCGAAACCGACGAGGTGGAGGACGGAGGTAGAGCAATAGTGATCGAGGAGGGCATATCCGCCCTCATATTCAGCTACGCGCTTGAGCACGACTGGCTGCGTGGGGTTGCGCGAGTGGACCACGACTTGCTTAAGGTCGTCAGGAAGATGACCGGGCACCTGGAGGTGGCTGAGTGCTCTCTCGCGGAGTGGGAGGCGACTATTTTGATGGCCTACCCCGTTTGGTGGGAGCTCTATCAGAGTAGGAGCGGGAGCGTTGAAGTTAACCTCGAACAGCGATCGCTACGATTCTTGGAGACCTGA
- a CDS encoding type II toxin-antitoxin system prevent-host-death family antitoxin translates to MHSVGAYEAKTHLSALLRRVEKGERITITRHGVPIAELVPSGAVGTVDAAAAVAELRDFAKGRTLGPGLSVRDLIDEGRHTP, encoded by the coding sequence ATGCATTCCGTAGGAGCATACGAGGCCAAGACCCACCTTTCGGCTCTCCTGCGACGGGTCGAGAAGGGCGAGCGAATCACGATCACGCGACACGGCGTGCCCATCGCTGAACTCGTACCCAGCGGTGCGGTCGGCACCGTCGACGCTGCCGCGGCCGTGGCCGAGCTGCGCGACTTCGCGAAGGGCCGGACGCTCGGGCCGGGCCTCAGTGTCCGTGACCTGATCGACGAGGGGCGACACACGCCCTGA
- a CDS encoding phosphatase domain-containing protein: MALLRTLSELARDGAVQVEEGLDALKSEVARRVGVESDHLHLQSYRGFGTRERFVMSGRALRGKPLEPADEDQGLWTNVLEAIRRFESDEIPRAAIRAEFGTVERSLTTDEEGYFDLDWRVPEDQVGAEPWQEVTLTLRDPHDADATATATGRVLVPGEDAEFGIISDIDDTVLVTGATSLGSMARLTLLHNARTRLPFEGVAGLYHALEAGSDGARRNPLFYVSSSPWNLYDLLDDFFRHRDLPEGVILLRDLGLTEDHWVKSGHGHKREKIERILDLYPHLPFVLIGDSGQEDPEIYRSVVEAYPGRIRAVFIRDASPGTPRASEVAALAEETTRAGTLMALVDDSRAAALLSVDAGLIPPSALETVGLALDLDARRPTAAEALASDVAG, from the coding sequence ATGGCACTCCTGCGCACACTCTCCGAACTCGCTCGCGACGGTGCAGTCCAGGTCGAAGAGGGCCTCGACGCCCTGAAGTCGGAGGTCGCTCGCCGCGTCGGCGTCGAATCCGACCACCTGCACCTCCAGTCCTACCGGGGCTTCGGCACCCGCGAGCGGTTCGTGATGTCGGGCCGCGCACTGCGCGGCAAGCCGCTCGAACCGGCCGACGAGGATCAGGGGCTGTGGACCAACGTGCTCGAGGCCATCCGCCGCTTCGAGAGCGACGAGATCCCGCGCGCGGCCATCCGGGCCGAGTTCGGCACCGTCGAGCGGAGCCTGACCACCGACGAGGAGGGCTACTTCGATCTGGACTGGCGCGTGCCGGAAGACCAGGTGGGCGCGGAGCCGTGGCAGGAGGTGACGCTCACTCTGCGCGACCCGCACGATGCCGACGCCACCGCCACGGCCACCGGGCGCGTGCTGGTTCCGGGTGAGGACGCCGAGTTCGGAATCATCAGCGACATCGACGACACGGTGCTCGTGACGGGCGCGACGAGTCTGGGCTCCATGGCCCGGCTCACCCTGCTCCACAACGCCCGCACCCGCCTGCCCTTCGAGGGCGTGGCCGGGCTCTACCACGCCCTCGAGGCGGGGTCGGACGGGGCCCGTCGCAACCCCCTCTTCTACGTCTCGAGCTCGCCTTGGAATCTCTACGATCTGCTCGACGACTTCTTCCGGCACCGCGATCTGCCGGAGGGGGTGATCCTGCTTCGCGACCTGGGACTCACGGAAGACCACTGGGTGAAGAGTGGTCACGGCCACAAGCGCGAGAAGATCGAGCGGATTCTCGACCTCTACCCCCACCTGCCCTTCGTGCTGATCGGCGACTCGGGTCAGGAAGACCCGGAGATCTACCGCTCGGTGGTGGAGGCCTACCCGGGGCGCATCCGGGCGGTCTTCATCCGCGACGCCTCACCCGGCACACCGCGAGCGAGCGAGGTGGCGGCGCTGGCCGAAGAAACCACGCGCGCCGGCACCCTCATGGCGTTGGTCGACGACTCCCGGGCCGCCGCCCTGCTCTCCGTGGACGCCGGCCTCATCCCGCCCTCCGCGCTCGAGACCGTGGGGCTGGCTCTCGACCTCGATGCCCGGCGCCCCACAGCCGCCGAGGCGCTCGCGTCGGACGTTGCCGGTTGA
- a CDS encoding nucleotidyltransferase family protein — protein sequence MVIVVEHLREQVEAVMRRRGVTRASVFGSVARGEATPESDVDFLVEFEKGRSLLDLSGLRLDLQDVLGLDVDVATPASLHPEMRDRILAELVRIL from the coding sequence ATGGTTATCGTGGTCGAGCATCTTCGGGAGCAGGTCGAGGCCGTGATGCGTCGTCGGGGGGTCACCCGGGCGAGCGTATTCGGCTCTGTGGCGCGTGGGGAGGCGACTCCGGAGAGCGATGTCGACTTCCTCGTGGAGTTCGAAAAGGGCCGCAGCCTTCTCGACCTCTCCGGTCTCCGACTCGACCTGCAGGATGTCTTGGGGCTCGATGTCGATGTGGCTACACCGGCTTCGCTTCATCCCGAGATGCGTGATCGAATTCTTGCTGAGCTCGTCCGGATCCTGTGA
- a CDS encoding DUF86 domain-containing protein, which yields MTRSVQIILGDILRAARLAQEYTSEVSFEDFTVDTEKQDAVARRIEIIGEAVKQLPSDVRERHPEVPWREIAGARDILIHEYFRIDLELAWDMVQSDIPELISQVERILQHWP from the coding sequence GTGACGCGGTCGGTTCAGATCATCCTCGGTGACATCCTTCGGGCAGCTCGGCTGGCGCAGGAGTACACCAGCGAGGTGAGCTTCGAGGACTTCACGGTCGACACCGAGAAGCAGGATGCGGTGGCCCGACGGATCGAGATCATCGGAGAGGCCGTCAAGCAGCTTCCTTCCGACGTGCGAGAGAGGCATCCCGAAGTGCCTTGGCGAGAGATCGCCGGTGCCCGTGATATTCTCATCCATGAGTACTTCCGAATCGACCTCGAACTCGCCTGGGACATGGTTCAGTCCGATATTCCGGAGTTGATCTCGCAGGTCGAGCGCATTCTGCAGCACTGGCCGTGA
- the pgm gene encoding phosphoglucomutase (alpha-D-glucose-1,6-bisphosphate-dependent), which produces MARHPLAGQSPPESMLIDVDDLLDAYTARSPDPAVPAQRVSFGTSGHRGSALDTTFNEDHIVAVVEAVRRYRVDRGIDGPLFLGIDTHALSAPAKRTALEVLGAAGVDVMVAPETGPDGGFTPTPAVSHAILGYNRGRRSGLADGIIVTPSHNPPRDGGIKYNPPHGGPAGTDATRWIEAEANALLEAGVETVRRISVERALALDTTHTHDYLTAYVDDLGAAVDLDAVREAGVVLGVDPLGGAGVHYWHRIAERWGLDLTAIDTTLDPTFRFMSLDKDGVIRMDPSSPDAMQRLLGLRDSFDVAFACDTDYDRHGIVTREGGLMPSNDYLAVAVWYLFQNRPDWGEGLRVGKTLVTSGMVDRVARSLGRGSYEVPVGFKWFVDGLVDGSLGFVGEESAGATFLRRDGTPWTTDKDGIVACLLAAEILARTGDDPARLYTSLAERFGRPTYKRLSAPATAEQKRRLKSLDAGDLELREIGGQPIEAVLTHAPGNGAPIGGLKITTADAWCALRPSGTEDIYKIYVESFLGPDHVDRIAAEVEGIVGEILSPGSRPLREAP; this is translated from the coding sequence GTGGCCCGCCACCCCCTGGCCGGACAGTCCCCGCCCGAGTCGATGCTTATCGACGTCGACGATCTGCTCGATGCCTACACCGCCCGATCGCCCGACCCGGCGGTGCCCGCGCAGCGGGTGTCGTTCGGCACCTCAGGCCACCGGGGCAGCGCCCTCGACACCACCTTCAACGAAGACCACATCGTGGCGGTCGTCGAAGCCGTGCGTCGCTACCGCGTGGACCGGGGCATCGACGGTCCGCTCTTCCTGGGCATCGACACCCACGCCCTGTCGGCGCCGGCGAAGCGCACGGCGCTGGAGGTGCTGGGCGCGGCCGGGGTCGACGTCATGGTGGCGCCCGAGACCGGGCCCGACGGTGGGTTCACGCCCACCCCGGCGGTGTCGCACGCGATCCTCGGCTACAATCGCGGACGGCGCAGCGGCCTGGCCGACGGCATCATCGTCACCCCGTCGCACAATCCTCCCCGCGACGGCGGCATCAAGTACAATCCGCCCCACGGCGGACCGGCCGGTACCGACGCCACGCGCTGGATCGAAGCCGAGGCCAACGCCCTGCTCGAGGCCGGGGTGGAGACGGTGCGCCGCATCTCCGTGGAGCGGGCCCTCGCCCTCGACACCACCCACACCCACGACTACCTGACGGCGTACGTCGACGACCTGGGCGCCGCGGTCGATCTCGACGCCGTGCGGGAGGCCGGCGTGGTGCTGGGCGTCGACCCGCTGGGGGGCGCGGGCGTGCACTACTGGCACCGGATCGCCGAGCGCTGGGGCCTCGATCTGACGGCGATCGACACCACCCTCGACCCCACCTTTCGCTTCATGAGCCTCGACAAGGACGGGGTGATCCGGATGGATCCGTCGTCGCCCGACGCCATGCAGCGCCTTCTGGGTCTGCGGGACTCCTTCGACGTCGCCTTCGCCTGCGACACGGATTACGACCGCCACGGCATCGTGACCCGGGAGGGCGGCCTGATGCCCTCGAACGACTATCTGGCGGTGGCCGTCTGGTACCTGTTCCAGAACCGTCCCGACTGGGGAGAGGGACTCCGGGTGGGCAAGACGCTCGTCACGAGCGGCATGGTCGACCGCGTCGCCCGCTCACTGGGCCGCGGGAGCTACGAGGTTCCGGTGGGCTTCAAGTGGTTCGTGGATGGCCTCGTGGACGGCTCATTGGGCTTCGTGGGCGAAGAGAGCGCGGGGGCCACCTTCCTGCGCCGCGATGGCACACCGTGGACCACCGACAAGGACGGGATCGTCGCCTGCCTGCTCGCCGCCGAGATCCTGGCGCGCACGGGCGATGATCCCGCGCGCCTCTACACCTCGCTGGCGGAGCGCTTCGGCCGGCCCACCTACAAGCGTTTGTCGGCGCCGGCCACCGCCGAGCAGAAGCGCCGCCTGAAGTCGCTCGACGCGGGCGACCTCGAGCTGCGCGAGATCGGAGGTCAGCCCATCGAGGCGGTGCTCACCCACGCTCCCGGCAACGGTGCGCCCATCGGCGGGCTCAAGATCACCACGGCCGACGCATGGTGCGCGCTGCGCCCCTCGGGTACGGAAGACATCTACAAGATCTACGTGGAGAGCTTCCTCGGCCCCGACCACGTGGACCGGATCGCGGCAGAGGTCGAGGGGATCGTGGGCGAGATCCTGAGTCCCGGAAGCAGGCCCCTGAGAGAAGCTCCGTGA
- a CDS encoding PIN domain-containing protein encodes MIYLDTSVALAHLLAEDRRPPAELWSAELVSSRLLEYELWTRLHARQLAASHGDLARLLTARLAWLELRPPVLDRALGPFPVPVRTLDALHLASIAFLRERGKPVRLATYDARMANAATAMGIELGGV; translated from the coding sequence ATGATCTACCTCGATACCTCGGTCGCTCTGGCCCATCTGCTCGCCGAAGACCGCCGGCCTCCCGCCGAGCTGTGGAGCGCCGAACTGGTGTCGAGCAGACTGCTCGAGTACGAGTTGTGGACGCGGCTCCACGCCCGCCAGCTGGCCGCCTCGCACGGCGATCTCGCACGGCTCCTCACCGCGCGACTCGCCTGGCTCGAGCTCCGGCCGCCCGTGCTCGACCGTGCCCTGGGTCCCTTTCCCGTACCCGTGCGAACCCTCGACGCGCTGCACCTCGCCTCCATCGCCTTCCTTCGTGAGCGTGGCAAGCCCGTGCGCCTGGCCACCTACGATGCGCGCATGGCCAACGCAGCCACCGCCATGGGGATCGAGCTGGGCGGAGTCTGA
- a CDS encoding CopG family transcriptional regulator, which translates to MREPIQVYLSAEERTRLDRAAKELGVSRSEVLRRGIVELGGPRAEGALSDLVAEELVTPALSPPGPPPPSAPIGPLAELLEELDHDRGDR; encoded by the coding sequence GTGCGTGAACCCATCCAGGTGTACCTGAGCGCCGAAGAGCGTACTCGGCTCGATCGGGCGGCGAAGGAGCTGGGCGTCTCCCGCTCCGAGGTGCTCCGCCGGGGCATCGTGGAGCTGGGTGGTCCGCGGGCCGAAGGCGCGTTGAGTGACCTCGTCGCGGAAGAGCTGGTCACCCCGGCGCTCTCTCCACCCGGACCTCCGCCGCCCTCCGCACCGATCGGACCGCTGGCCGAGCTGCTGGAGGAACTCGACCACGACCGCGGCGATCGATGA
- a CDS encoding peptidylprolyl isomerase, giving the protein MVRRLLPVLCAPLVLLAGCGEAAPPAASPLPGDAPPLTAADLVGDSVGYLAVLAAEDRRAPTRADMATLLDALESESNGTARAAARALGRLERPELAEPLLEVLGDPAADASTRAEAANAVAQSVRAADPDTRRETIADLLSGASPESPPELFAALARSVARIPPADDAQATEVAGALVSWAGAADHDVTGRLGLARAILHHRRITQRAYPEYDAAPLLPLLEELATDADAVVRGVAVGARRTVNQPPSDVDEQRLLDDPAPTVRREAMMWAGARQGDSAQPWQLDWLRAGLNDEAAEVRIAAVQGWIGRARETEGCQPLIAAATNETGLSDPGDAVALAAIGGLTPACAEAGEAADALRAIVSELPGAPTAWHRPAAALIALTAHDPEAASAALPAFVEHDNPFARTAAATAAGRLEDDDLLRRLTSDPDANVRDAALRAWGERAPTELVLAQLERPEPQLLQAASALLESRSEPAIAPALLDALDRASSPVRATMRDARVALLETLGEVGSPESHTRLEPYLSDDDPAVAALAASIVSDWSGVDTSAQPTGLPSLPLPSFAELAALEDSVAVVTMAGGDRFVIATLPFEAPTNAVRFMRMARAGEFDGLTWHRVVPNFVVQGGSPYANEYAGHGDYTRDEIGLVGHFAGTLGVSTRGRDTADGQVFINLVDNLRLDHDYTVFGYLVEGLDAVQRVRAGDVIERIEVRGR; this is encoded by the coding sequence ATGGTCCGTCGCCTGCTTCCGGTACTCTGCGCCCCCCTCGTTCTGCTGGCCGGATGTGGAGAGGCCGCCCCTCCGGCGGCGAGCCCGCTGCCGGGCGATGCGCCCCCGCTGACCGCTGCGGACCTCGTGGGCGACTCCGTCGGTTATCTCGCGGTGTTGGCCGCCGAGGACCGTCGCGCGCCGACGCGGGCCGACATGGCCACGCTGCTCGACGCCCTCGAGTCGGAGTCGAACGGCACCGCACGCGCCGCCGCACGCGCCCTGGGCCGGCTGGAACGGCCCGAGCTGGCGGAGCCACTGCTGGAGGTGCTCGGCGACCCCGCGGCCGACGCCTCGACCCGTGCCGAAGCCGCGAACGCCGTGGCCCAGTCGGTGCGCGCCGCCGACCCCGACACGCGCCGGGAGACGATCGCGGACCTCCTCTCGGGGGCCTCGCCGGAGTCCCCCCCGGAGCTGTTCGCCGCCCTCGCGCGATCGGTGGCCCGGATCCCGCCGGCCGACGACGCGCAGGCGACGGAGGTCGCGGGTGCCCTGGTGTCCTGGGCCGGAGCCGCGGACCACGACGTCACGGGCCGGCTCGGCCTCGCGCGCGCGATCCTCCATCACCGGCGAATCACCCAGCGCGCGTATCCCGAATACGACGCCGCTCCGCTCCTGCCCCTGCTCGAGGAACTGGCCACCGACGCCGATGCCGTCGTGCGCGGCGTGGCCGTGGGCGCGCGACGCACCGTGAACCAGCCTCCGAGCGACGTCGACGAGCAGCGCCTTCTCGACGACCCGGCCCCGACGGTGCGGCGGGAAGCGATGATGTGGGCGGGGGCTCGTCAGGGGGACTCCGCGCAGCCGTGGCAGCTAGACTGGCTCCGCGCGGGCCTGAACGACGAGGCCGCCGAAGTGCGGATCGCCGCCGTGCAGGGGTGGATCGGGCGAGCTCGCGAGACCGAGGGATGCCAGCCGCTCATCGCCGCCGCCACGAACGAGACGGGGCTCTCCGACCCGGGCGATGCGGTGGCTCTCGCGGCAATCGGCGGTCTCACGCCGGCGTGTGCGGAGGCAGGGGAGGCAGCGGACGCGCTCCGCGCCATCGTCAGCGAGCTTCCGGGTGCGCCCACCGCATGGCACCGCCCCGCAGCGGCGCTGATCGCCCTCACGGCCCACGATCCGGAGGCCGCCTCCGCCGCGCTCCCCGCCTTCGTCGAGCACGACAACCCCTTCGCGCGCACGGCTGCAGCCACCGCGGCCGGTCGGCTCGAAGACGACGACCTTCTGCGCCGGCTGACCTCCGACCCGGATGCGAACGTGCGTGACGCCGCGCTCCGGGCCTGGGGCGAGCGCGCCCCCACCGAGCTCGTACTGGCCCAACTCGAGCGCCCCGAGCCCCAGCTGCTGCAGGCGGCCTCGGCCCTGCTGGAGTCCCGCTCCGAACCCGCGATCGCCCCTGCCCTGCTCGACGCCCTCGACCGGGCCTCGTCTCCGGTGCGTGCCACCATGCGCGACGCCCGCGTCGCGCTGCTCGAGACCCTCGGCGAGGTCGGCAGCCCGGAGTCCCATACTCGACTCGAACCCTATCTCTCCGACGACGATCCCGCGGTCGCGGCGCTCGCGGCCTCGATCGTCAGCGACTGGAGCGGAGTGGATACCTCGGCGCAGCCCACGGGCCTGCCCTCCCTCCCTCTGCCCTCCTTCGCCGAACTCGCCGCGCTCGAAGACTCGGTCGCGGTCGTCACGATGGCCGGCGGCGACCGCTTCGTGATCGCCACCCTGCCCTTCGAGGCGCCCACCAACGCGGTGCGCTTCATGCGGATGGCGCGGGCCGGCGAGTTCGACGGGCTCACCTGGCACCGCGTGGTCCCCAACTTCGTGGTCCAGGGGGGGAGCCCGTACGCGAACGAGTACGCGGGCCACGGCGACTACACCCGCGACGAGATCGGTCTCGTCGGGCACTTCGCCGGCACCCTGGGCGTGTCTACGCGGGGCCGCGACACCGCCGACGGCCAGGTGTTCATCAACCTGGTCGACAACCTCCGGCTCGACCACGACTACACGGTGTTCGGCTACCTGGTCGAGGGTCTCGACGCGGTGCAGCGGGTGCGGGCGGGGGATGTGATCGAGCGGATCGAGGTGCGGGGGCGGTAG